The following proteins are co-located in the Candidatus Eisenbacteria bacterium genome:
- the thiC gene encoding phosphomethylpyrimidine synthase ThiC — MATHLTQARAGIVTPEMRDVAADEGLAPELVRERVAAGTVVIPKNVHHDIRARGVGLGLRTKTNANIGASGFHQLLDEEIRKLEAAIHHGADAVMDLSTGDEIDRVREELLRRSPLPLGTVPLYQVAAEASIRSMDVETLFQCIEKQARQGVDFMTVHCGVTRDTVAKLRAHGRLAGIVSRGGALLAAWIEATGRENPLYEHFDRLCDIFHEHDVTFSLGDGLRPGATGDATDRGQVAELLVLGELAERARARGCQVMIEGPGHVPLDQIAANVQLEKRLCGDAPFYVLGPLTIDFAPGYDHITAAIGGAVAAAAGADFLCYVTPAEHLRLPTVADVIEGVVATRIAACSGDLVKGTGGARERNAAMSRARKALDWETQYLLALDPDRARNYKEGSEAKGSKVCTMCGSLCSMNIDSATTARGGAFVPAVASTAGAARPERAPDGCPLPAAR, encoded by the coding sequence ATGGCTACCCATCTCACCCAGGCGCGCGCCGGCATCGTCACGCCGGAGATGCGCGACGTCGCGGCGGACGAGGGGCTCGCCCCCGAGCTCGTCCGCGAGCGCGTCGCCGCCGGCACGGTCGTCATCCCCAAGAACGTCCACCACGACATCCGCGCCCGCGGCGTGGGCCTGGGCCTGCGCACCAAGACCAACGCCAACATCGGCGCCTCGGGGTTCCACCAGCTCCTCGACGAGGAGATCCGCAAGCTCGAGGCCGCGATCCACCACGGCGCCGACGCCGTCATGGACCTCTCCACCGGCGACGAGATCGACCGCGTCCGCGAGGAGCTGCTCCGCCGCTCGCCGCTCCCCCTGGGGACCGTGCCGCTCTACCAGGTCGCGGCCGAGGCCTCGATCCGCTCCATGGACGTGGAGACGCTGTTCCAGTGCATCGAGAAGCAGGCGCGGCAGGGCGTCGACTTCATGACCGTCCACTGCGGCGTCACGCGCGACACCGTGGCGAAGCTGCGCGCGCACGGCCGCCTGGCCGGCATCGTGTCGCGCGGCGGCGCGCTCCTCGCGGCCTGGATCGAGGCGACCGGCCGCGAGAACCCGCTCTACGAGCACTTCGACCGGCTGTGCGACATCTTCCACGAGCACGACGTCACCTTCTCCCTCGGCGATGGCCTGCGGCCCGGCGCCACCGGCGACGCCACCGACCGCGGCCAGGTCGCGGAGCTGCTCGTGCTCGGCGAGCTGGCGGAGCGGGCCCGCGCGCGCGGCTGCCAGGTGATGATCGAGGGGCCGGGGCACGTCCCGCTCGATCAGATCGCGGCCAACGTGCAGCTCGAGAAGCGCCTGTGCGGCGACGCGCCCTTCTATGTGCTCGGGCCGCTCACCATCGACTTCGCCCCCGGCTACGACCACATCACCGCCGCCATCGGCGGCGCGGTGGCGGCTGCGGCCGGCGCCGACTTCCTCTGCTACGTCACCCCGGCCGAGCACCTCCGCCTCCCCACCGTCGCGGACGTGATCGAGGGGGTGGTGGCCACGCGCATCGCGGCCTGCTCCGGCGACCTGGTCAAGGGGACCGGCGGCGCGCGGGAGCGCAACGCCGCCATGTCGCGGGCGCGCAAGGCGCTCGACTGGGAGACGCAGTACCTCCTGGCGCTCGACCCCGACCGCGCGCGCAATTACAAGGAGGGGAGCGAGGCCAAGGGGTCGAAGGTCTGCACCATGTGCGGCTCGCTCTGCTCGATGAACATCGACTCGGCCACCACCGCCAGGGGCGGCGCCTTCGTGCCGGCCGTGGCGTCCACCGCGGGCGCCGCGCGCCCCGAGCGCGCCCCCGACGGTTGCCCCCTCCCCGCCGCGCGCTGA